In Nitrososphaerota archaeon, one DNA window encodes the following:
- a CDS encoding sugar phosphate isomerase/epimerase, translating into MKLGITVAYARVMYNEMPTIEDYMKFIDWSKNNNFKGFELAAFTLDHFKRDFLNKDKVKKLVDYYKPLNIYCNAFEAGFLRNIIIDPSKNTEPLLLKYMEDIITVTNLLETDLIYAHTAPHPSWKIEWKRLYDEYTPPSSISVPEEFSWKEAWDNYVNRIRKIVDIVEKNKLLFALEIRPYEIISNSDSMLNLIKTIGSKNLGLVFDTAHFFVQKEILPIALEKLKDNIFLIHLADNDGCNDYHWAPGKGKIDWENFLKAVKKINYDRFLNIDVAGKYEDIAKEINDGKNYILELANKINIKL; encoded by the coding sequence ATGAAATTAGGAATAACAGTAGCATATGCACGTGTAATGTATAATGAAATGCCTACTATTGAAGATTATATGAAGTTTATTGATTGGAGCAAAAATAATAATTTTAAAGGATTTGAATTGGCAGCTTTTACATTAGATCATTTTAAAAGAGATTTTTTAAATAAAGATAAAGTAAAGAAATTAGTTGATTATTATAAACCTCTTAATATTTATTGTAATGCCTTTGAAGCTGGTTTCCTTAGAAACATAATTATAGATCCATCAAAGAATACAGAACCACTTTTATTAAAATATATGGAAGACATTATAACTGTAACAAATTTGCTAGAAACAGACTTAATCTATGCTCATACTGCTCCGCATCCATCATGGAAAATAGAATGGAAAAGGTTATATGATGAATACACGCCACCTAGTAGCATTTCAGTTCCAGAAGAATTCTCTTGGAAAGAAGCTTGGGATAATTATGTTAATAGGATTAGAAAAATTGTTGATATTGTTGAAAAAAATAAATTATTATTTGCACTCGAAATAAGACCATATGAAATAATATCAAATTCTGACTCAATGCTTAATTTAATAAAAACAATAGGCTCAAAAAATTTAGGACTTGTTTTTGATACAGCTCACTTTTTTGTTCAAAAGGAAATATTGCCTATAGCATTAGAAAAATTAAAAGATAACATTTTTCTTATACATTTAGCTGATAATGATGGATGTAATGATTACCATTGGGCTCCTGGTAAAGGTAAAATAGATTGGGAAAATTTTTTAAAAGCAGTTAAAAAAATTAACTATGATCGCTTTTTAAATATAGATGTAGCAGGGAAATACGAAGATATAGCAAAAGAAATAAATGATGGAAAAAATTATATATTAGAATTGGCTAATAAAATTAATATTAAATTATGA
- a CDS encoding carbohydrate ABC transporter permease has protein sequence MNKNNKIKDIIRNFIILIIIILFITPLILLILNAFKPYREIISIPPTIIPKEFTLNNFIEIQNKIDLIRMSINTFIVAGSITISTIFLGTLAGYAFAKLQFKGKEKMFILIMSKLMIPPIVLVIPWSFMMIRMGLMDSLLAIILPNLSGAWTIFFMRQYISQLPGELFDSARIDGAGEFMIFLRIILPLIKPALATATIINFLWGWNEFLWPLLILTSKENFLLSIGVAFIKYSGGVMTEGTVNYAMLAAFSLIYSLPILLAYLLLAKQFVQSIVLSGLKR, from the coding sequence ATGAATAAGAATAATAAGATTAAAGATATAATTAGAAATTTCATAATATTAATAATTATTATCCTTTTTATAACTCCATTAATACTATTAATTTTAAATGCATTTAAACCATACCGTGAAATAATAAGTATCCCTCCAACAATAATACCTAAAGAATTTACTTTGAATAACTTTATTGAAATTCAAAATAAAATAGATCTCATAAGAATGAGTATAAATACTTTCATAGTAGCTGGTTCAATTACAATCTCTACAATTTTTTTAGGAACATTGGCTGGATATGCATTTGCAAAACTTCAATTTAAAGGGAAAGAGAAAATGTTTATACTAATAATGTCAAAATTAATGATTCCTCCAATAGTACTTGTAATTCCATGGTCATTCATGATGATACGCATGGGCTTAATGGATTCTCTCTTAGCGATCATACTTCCAAATCTTAGTGGTGCTTGGACTATCTTCTTTATGAGACAATATATTTCACAATTACCTGGCGAATTATTTGATTCGGCTAGAATTGATGGAGCTGGAGAATTCATGATTTTTCTTAGAATAATTCTTCCATTAATAAAACCAGCACTTGCAACTGCTACTATAATAAACTTCCTTTGGGGGTGGAATGAATTTTTATGGCCATTATTAATACTAACTTCAAAAGAAAACTTTCTGTTATCTATAGGAGTGGCGTTTATAAAATATTCAGGAGGAGTGATGACTGAAGGTACAGTTAATTATGCGATGCTTGCCGCCTTTTCATTAATATATTCATTACCGATTCTTTTAGCATATTTATTACTTGCAAAACAATTTGTTCAATCTATTGTATTAAGTGGATTAAAAAGATAA
- a CDS encoding sugar phosphate isomerase/epimerase family protein — MKIDFYIHTPESPFWKNKKNFEETINLISSYGYDGIEFLPFYIKKINVNYIKKLVYDNKLEVVCIASGFLNIHYGLSISHPNEYIRRLAIENLKDCINLASKIEAKYVSIGLIRGKIINSLLKKGWKNIIKSLVECGKYAQKFNVFLLIEPENRYETSYIHTVKDGIKTLEEIGMNNFGLMIDTYHMNIEESSIEKAVKDASRKLLHVHLADNNRLAPGMGHFDFKSFIKYLKEVSYNYFLGIEVDPSPSLDIAIKEGIKFIKNIV; from the coding sequence ATGAAGATAGATTTTTATATACACACACCAGAATCTCCTTTTTGGAAAAATAAAAAAAATTTTGAAGAAACAATTAATTTAATTTCTTCATATGGATATGATGGAATAGAGTTTCTTCCATTTTATATTAAAAAAATAAATGTAAATTATATCAAGAAATTGGTATATGATAATAAACTTGAAGTTGTATGTATAGCATCTGGTTTTCTTAATATTCATTATGGATTAAGTATATCACATCCTAATGAATATATTAGAAGGTTAGCTATAGAAAATCTTAAAGATTGTATTAATTTAGCATCGAAAATAGAGGCTAAATATGTTTCAATTGGATTAATTAGAGGGAAAATTATCAATTCATTACTTAAAAAAGGATGGAAAAATATTATTAAAAGCTTAGTAGAATGTGGAAAATACGCTCAAAAATTTAATGTTTTTCTACTAATTGAACCTGAAAATAGATATGAGACTAGTTATATACATACTGTAAAAGATGGAATAAAAACATTAGAAGAAATAGGAATGAATAACTTTGGTTTAATGATAGATACTTATCATATGAATATAGAAGAGTCCAGTATAGAGAAAGCAGTAAAAGATGCTTCAAGAAAACTATTACATGTTCATTTGGCAGACAATAATAGGCTTGCTCCTGGAATGGGACATTTTGATTTTAAATCATTTATTAAATATTTAAAAGAAGTTAGCTATAATTATTTTCTAGGTATAGAAGTTGATCCATCACCAAGCTTAGACATCGCGATAAAGGAGGGGATAAAATTTATTAAAAATATAGTGTAA